One stretch of Eretmochelys imbricata isolate rEreImb1 chromosome 1, rEreImb1.hap1, whole genome shotgun sequence DNA includes these proteins:
- the LOC144276944 gene encoding uncharacterized protein LOC144276944, producing MARLLLLLCGIVGLLSSGTSSAALQERCSVPKEVNNADVQVGNNNLLNASLRYTCRDGYKRKAGTSSLIVCVMDKVTKTLRWTEPNLRCIRDPALPPLTSSPKQTSAAPRTEATSPVSKESKTFTPAKPPVTRVTAEITTVPVMASTPSYERETTSPLAGPVSQLRTDKPSWGTLATATTEIRSSKGPAGVTTEDTTQRRSTASQDTHTSQLWTDEPLLETVTTEGDWSTAVPASVTTGDSTQLLTAVTHSTKVSTQVMFSSVGFPMLLIVVAVVLCCVWRQRVHMRQQYTMPVIAISMTTEESEQRDRTPPEDNGSDGLEQPSEGTEVMSSSCVISTG from the exons aaagatgCAGCGTGCCAAAGGAGGTCAACAATGCAGATGTTCAGGTCGGCAATAATAatttgttgaatgccagcctgcGGTACACGTGCAGAGACGGTTACAAAAGGAAAGCTGGGACATCCAGCCTCATTGTGTGTGTAATGGACAAAGTCACCAAAACGCTCCGTTGGACAGAGCCAAATCTACGTTGTATTA GGGATCCTGCTCTACCTCCTTTAACTTCCAGCCCCAAACAGACATCAGCAGCACCTAGGACAGAGGCAACCAGTCCTGTCAGCAAAG AATCAAAGACTTTTACACCAGCTAAACCACCAGTAACCAGAGTAACTGCAGAGATTACCACAGTCCCAGTCATGGCCTCCACACCATCCTATGAAAGGGAGACCACCTCACCACTAGCAGGCCCCGTCTCTCAGCTCAGGACTGACAAGCCTTCATGGGGAACACTTGCAACAGCAACAACCGAGATCAGGTCATCAAAGGGGCCTGCTGGCGTGACCACGGAAGACACAACACAACGGCGCAGCACAGCCAGCCAGGACACACACACCTCCCAGCTCTGGACTGATGAGCCATTGTTGGAAACAGTTACAACAGAAGGAGATTGGTCAACAGCAGTGCCAGCCAGTGTGACCACAGGAGACTCAACACAGCTTCTCACAGCAGTCACCCATAGCACTAAAG TTTCCACCCAAGTTATGTTTTCTTCTGTGG GGTTTCCCATGTTGCTGATCGTTGTAGCTGTTGTATTATGTTGTGTCTGGAGACAGAGAGT CCACATGAGGCAACAATACACGATGCCTGTGATAGCAATTTCCATGACCACAGAAGAGTCAGAACAAAGGGACAGAACACCACCAGAAGACAATGGCTCAGACGGTCTAGAACAACCAAGTGAAGGGACAGAGGTGATGTCATCATCTTGTGTGATATCGACTGGTTGA